Within Scleropages formosus chromosome 24, fSclFor1.1, whole genome shotgun sequence, the genomic segment TGACAGGGCAACGCGTCGAAAACCATGGTAACGCCACAGCAGAAATCACAGTATCTGTCGCGAGACGAGTAGCGGCACAAGCactgaagaagcagcagcaggagcagctgctggagcacaAGCTGAAGGGAAGAGCCCGAGAGCTGCAAGGGGGACAAAGATCGCGGGAGGTCCAGCACAGCGTGGGGGGTCCCGCCGCTCTTTAAAAAGGCCCTTCAAAGCCTGCCGctgccctggggggggggggtcctacGCGGTGCTAGTCCGATCCGGACGGCCCGGGGCTGCGCCCGCCGGCGGAGTCCAGAGCAGCGGCAGGCAGCAGCCCCTCCCACGCGCTCGCGAagcggaccggaccggaccggaccgaaCTCACCCGGACCAGGTTGCTGACGGCCGCCTGCACCGCGGCCACGGGTCCCGTGAGCTCCGGGATGGCTTTGCCGTCCACCTCGCCCTCTTCGTGCATGATCACCAGGTGCGAGATCTGCTGGGCCACGGGCTCCAGGATGCTCTCGATGGTCTTCGTGTGGAACaccggcatggtggtggttcgAAGCCCCGGCGCAGAAGAGACGCGCGACAAAACTAAGTGAGTCAGTGCAACTCTGTAGTTCGGGAGGAGTCAGTCTGCAGTCGGGCTCTGGAGCGCCTCGCGGGGGGACCGATCTAACAACTGCAGCAGGGGATGAGCTCAAGTCCCGCGGTGCTTCTAGTCCAGTGGGAggagcccgtgtgtgtgtgtgtgtctgtgtgtgtgtgtgtgcctgcgaTAGACTCCAACCCCCCCCCTGCGGCCAATCCGCTCCCCAGCGCGAATCCGAAACCGCGGAGCCGATTGGTGCTCCTCGGACCCGAGCCGCGGTGCccgggaggggggaggaggggggaggagggaggaggaggaggaggaggaggaggaggaggaggaggagggggggggggggggaagcccTTCCCCTGTTACACAACTCCTCGGGATGCCCTAAAAAGGAGAAGGTTCAAGCGTGCAGGGGCAGCCAGGAATTCACCGCGTTTTACTTCACACACGCGGGCGACGAGCGATGGATGCGGGAGAAGAAAGGTATTTATTTACCGCACTTTTTTACCCCACACCCTCGTGCAGGGCCGCTCGCGCTGCCCGACAGCCAACTTCAGAgtgatttactcgtttatatACTACAGCAGGCTTTTGTTACCgcaccagttcagggtaagtgctgtaCCTGGCTCGGGACACTACAGCacgagtgggattcgaacccaggaccttcagccCGCAACGCCGTAACCTACTTTTTTTTCGCTTATTTTAACGTCCTttttatgcttttcttttttttccctctgtaatttaaataaataaataaataaataaaataaataatgctgagACTGGGGAAAAGCCAGTTCACATCATGTGTAGAAAATTTTACAGTGAAAGAAGGTTTGAGCCACAGCTCCTACTGTGTGTCACTGAGGGTTGGATCGCATCCGGATCTCACAACTGGAttaactcattcattcattcattcattctttctcttttttcaattCATTCGTTGGTTCATTTTGTCAGCAAGAAAATGTCCTTCAGCCGGAGAAGGAGACTTTGCTTTCGATTCACAATAAGGAGCTCGGATAAGTGCTCCACTGAAGGCATCTGCTCCTACTTGGAGCTTCTTCCATGGAGCAGATGACCTGGGTTACAACACTTTCCCTGAAGGGAAAAGGGGTCCAAATGAGGTGAACCAGAGGGGGTAGAAAGTACCTCTGAAAAACAGGAGACCAGACCAGACTGGTAAAAGTGGTAAATCTGGTTCACCTCATTTGGACCCCCTTCCTCACTCATTTCCGCTGTCCTTTGCCCCCACCTCAAGGTACCTGGGAAAAGTTCACCTGGACTCACGGACAGAGCTCAACAATTTCAATATAAAGAGACACCTTTGTGATGTAGCTGAGCGTTGaaccccagcacacacacacgcaaggtctgaaaccgcttgttccgaggcgagctggagcctaacccggcaacacagggtgcaaggccggagagggagggcacgcacccaggacgggacgccactccatcgcaagacgccccaagcgggactcgaaccccagactctccacagagcaggccccggccaaacccgttgcaccaccgcgcccccctgaacCCCAGCAATACCGTACAATTTACTGCGTATATATTACTACTTTTAAAGGGACACGGTTGTTCAGTTGATTGACTTCAGGGATCAATGGAGTCCGAATGGGCGCGAGGAGAAGAGGGCGGCTGCGCTGCGGGACGAGAGCAGCCATGAGCTCTCCAGTCCTCCCTCTCGGGCTGGTCTTTCAAGAACTTGCATGGGAGAGGTTTCATGGGAAGGAAGTGGAAGCGCAGGACCAGTGGGTGCGCGACTCAAAAACTgctgaatgaaaataattttacactgCTTTGCTGTTGTGGATTTGGGACTagatttgtattatttttaactgataTTAGCAgccacctttgttcaaggcaacttacagggTCAGATGTACTGTACTTCCCTGCTGGGAACCATGTAGCAGTTTTTCCAGCAGAGCAgtgtgatacacacacagtcacacacattcgtgcagcgtgaggcagggtacacactgcACGCGATGGCGGTCCACCGAAGGACGATAACGCACACTCATCAACACACACGGCAATTTACAGTTGGCACACAGacgtggagaaaatgcaaactgcacCCATCTGAGCCacattcgaacccacaaccagTGGTCGCTGTAATTGCAGAGCTAAAGGTTAACTGGAGTTTTTACCCTGGAGGAAGGCAGCAGGCCTGGATTTCACTGCACACATGTTCACTGTGAACTAAAAGGTGAGTTTAATGTCATGGGGTGAACACAATTGGTTAAACTGGGTTAAACGTTTCCTAAAAGTTTCCGTGAATCACAGGAAATAGGTTAAAATTTGTATTCCGAGGAATATTTCTGACGGAGcttcacacacatgcagtagTTGCGCAGTTTTCCACGTAGCAAAATTCCCAACACAATGCGACTTTGTGGCGAAAGCGCAATAAACTGCATTTTGCACAAAACGCATTTCGCGTAATGGGCCGTGGTGGGTTTCCCTCATTTCTTGCAATGGAACATTGTGTGTGCAGCACCTCCGTGTTGCCTGAtcgcacgtgcacacacacgtggCGATATTATGATGCTTTTGTGACAAGTGCAAAGCGAAGAACTCGACTACATAGTTGACATTCCGGGGCTCTTTCCATGCCCCGCGCTGCCCCgtaggaggaggagagcggTGGTGCTCCAGCTGAACCTGCGGTGGAATTCGCGCAGCATCCCTCCGGAGACCGCAACGCTGCGGCCCTCTTCCTAATAAGGAAGCAGCGCGACAAGCGGTCGAGGAAGTTGCTGTGAAGGAGAACTCGTGTAAACAGCGAGGCCTTCGGGACGCGTCTCCTTCTGAGCCGTTGCTCCGCTGGCCCGCTCGGATGGGCGGAAACGCTGCGCGGGCTCCCGGCGAGAGCGCGGAATATTGCGTTCAAAATCTTTCCCGACGTTCGGGCCGCTTCGGGAAATCCCTGCTGCCTTTTTCCTACGACGTTATTATTAGCCTGTGAATCAGAGCGCAGGAACAAGTGTGGAGAGTGATTCCAATTCCCTTGCTCGCTCGCCGCCCGTGGCCACTTGTCCTAGGCGGCCGTCCGGGAAACACGGGACGTTGGGACAGGGAGGCCGCGCCGTGggtggggtgccagtccatcacagaatttctgtattttttttttaatttatttctaaatatttacatgagtgaaagggggtgcggtggcgcagtgggttggaccacagtcctgctccccagtgggtctggggttagagtcccgcttggggtgccttgcggcagactggcgtcccgtcctgggtgcgtcccctccccctccggccttacgccctgtgttaccgggttggctccggttccccgcgaccccgtatgggacaagcggttctgaaagtgtgtgtgtgtgtatttacatgagAGGCGAGTTGAAGTCAATTAGCACTGTCAGCAAAACGGTCCTTCTGCTCCACCTTCATCCACAAGAGGAGAAAAGCGGCCCGAGCTGCTCACTGTGGCCACGTGACCTGCGGAGAGCAAAGGGAAAAAGGTTCGGGGTGTATTTGTACAGTTTCCAACACACGGTTTCCTCCACAGGGTGCGTTAGGACTCGGCGCTGCAGCATGGAGAGACTGGCAGATCCGCTTCCGAACACGTCCTCCGGAGTGCGCAAGATGAACGGCTGCCAGGTGTCGGGAGGTTAGGAGCAGGACGGCAGAGGACAGCAGGCACTGCTTGTGTTTTCATTCCAAACATGTTCAAAGTGCTCCATTCATGTGTAACAACACACACTTAAAGTCACCGGAGCGGAAGGCCTCGCGTGCATCAAAGAGTCGCGCTTTGGtctcttctgcagctgctgccgccACACCCTCCTTTTCCTGTCTTGATAGGGATCTGTGTACAGCtagcacaagtgtgtgtgtgtgtgtgtgtgtgtgtgtgtgtgtgtaacagccCGTCTGCGCAGAACAGCAGTTTGCATGGAAGCAGGGGCTGCGTGCAACACCAACTGTTTCCAAAGTGTAGCTTTTATATCTCACTTatacagttaaataaataaatatgaaggtAACCTGGGGTTATTGGCAATAACACGGTTTTGTGTCTGCAGAGATGATGGAACTTTTTTCCAGTATTCTAGCGCCCCCTTGTGGACAGAACTGTACAACCCGCTACAgacagtccccggattacgaacgagttccgcgccgaaatctgtctttaagtcggatttgtacgtaaaTCGAAACAGTTGGCTATGCTTGGTGTGTAACGTCAGTTcatcaaatgtttgtcttgctATATCATATATCGTgcacctttctatgcataaaaaacattaaagaaatgcttCTGGATACATTGAAACATCTTTACTATAACAATACAgttaatacaatgtaatgataactATAAGAAATGTAGCTAGAGTATAATTAAGATATAAAAagaatgttactacagtatttataacagagagaggagagaattgcatgtgtgtaggtataaaaaacatttaagaaactttaatgtttgcttttccgaTGTTTgctggcatttcaccttttcccatcgctttattatttccactttagtttcagtcgtgatcggtttccttttctttgatgcatcaccatcacttgcaccacatttacgctttgttgccatggttatgagggtaaaaactaaaaaatgaaagcaaaatacagtaacacaagacaCTTCAATGTGGTGACTGAAAAATagagtctttgtcctacctcgggctcacgcacCCCACCCATGAGCcgatgaaccgctgtagacgcacaGCGTTTTGATGTTTGTtgcaaagtagtgcccgtttATTACGGATCATTGTATTTAACTcaattttttaatacaataggctttacggggggtggttcgtaactacgggttgtacgtaagtcagggCACTGCTTGTACTCGGTTCATTCCTGTAGTGTTTACATTATTGTACTGTTCACATTCTGACTTTAAATAACTATTACAAAATATATGAACATCGCTTCTGTTTATCCCATAACATGACACATTATCCCTCCTTGCAGTAATAATTGTACACTGCACTTTCACAGCTGTCAACATTATCCCTGTGCAGAAGTGAGCAAACACACAGATCAATATTTGTTGAACTGTGTAAACATCCTTTTAAAATCAGTAAGGGTATCCTATATACTATAAGGTTTATTTCTTAAATAGAGTGGAATGTCTGTTGCAATTGTAAGAATAAATCTAAAGCTGTCCATTTATTTTGTGATCAAATGCTGTTGAATGGGATGTCGGCTGGTGAGCGGCTAGCGTGGAATACTGCTGAGGTACGTGGTACGGATGGAGAGTCGGACAACGAGGCCGCCTTGTACAGAAACACTCTTCTCTCGTAGTCTTCGCAAAGCCTATGGACCAGGACGCATTGCGCTCACGAACACGGGATAACGTTCGCAGCACGATGCCGTGCTGCTGCAAGACGTTCAGTAGGCTGAGCAGAAGCACGGACAGCCTCTTCAAAAGCCCATTCAAGCGTAAGGCGCCGTGCCCCCGACCGGAGGTTCCGCCGAACGGCGACATCCGGCGAGCCGCTAGCGCCTCGTCGGTGGAGATCCGGGAAAACGGCCTCAGCCACTGGAAGAGCCACGTGTGGAAGCTGGTGAGCAGCATGACTGAACTGTCTGCCCGTAAGAGGTGGAGCCCGTCTGCCCAGCCCGCGGCGTCTGCTGTCAGCAAGCTGCACGACGCCTACACTCGAAGAGCCCCTTGCTTACCTGAGAACGAACGCCAGCGCCACCCTTCACCTGCACACGCACACGAAACAGATGATTTCCGACAAGATTTATTAGACAGGGCACATTGTGTGAAAAACGATAAAAAGGCACAGGAAGAGCATTCTGGGATCTGGTGTCATACTAGAGAGAAATCTTTGGAAATAAAGggcttttttccaaacaaaacagcagcattctTTGTGTTAAACACAACACTGAACAAAActagtaaaaaacaaaaaaaaaaattaagaaaaaagattCTCTTCCAGGGTGCGAGGGACCAGATTGGGACCAGACAGGTATCACTGCTCACAGCATGCAGGCTGCTCACACTCCCACTTCCTGCAGGTGCTGCCTGCACACTGGAGCCAAACAGCCCAAGAAGGGGAAGACAAGGGTTCCTTCAGGGCCGCCACAAATGCAAGCGCAGCCAATCACACCAGCGTGGTCAGCTTGTCGATCAGGTCATCGATGGTGTAGACCATCAGCTTGATGTCTTCTTTCTCAGACATACGGTGCTGGCCGTGCTTGCGCAGGATGACATCCACATCTGTACTGAGGACACGCTCCGCCACTTGCATGGAGATGTGCCAGGACACGTCCTGGTCCTTAAGACCATGGATCAGCCGCATGGGACAGGTTACTGGAATCGGGCCCTGCAGGACACAGTGGTTCTCTGCCTCTTTGAGGAAGTCCATGCTGATTCTGTAAACGCCTTCTTCGTTATATTTGGTGGGTAGTGTCCATTCTCCCTTCTCTTCCATCTCCTTCCTTACCTGCAGTACAAACACCGTCATTATCATTAGACTACACTGTCCTTCATAATTATTTGGTTTTAATGTGCCACACAGAGACTTTTCCCCGAATAAAGAGCACAGGACAGCAGCAGCTACACTGTATAAAAACTAGCTCTACTTTGTCCTGTTGCCTGGTGTTGTAAGGACTACCTTTGCAAACCTAGAGCAGCTCCTACTCACCTCTAAAGGCAAGGATTTGAAGGCTGTGACAAAGTAATCAGCAGCAGTTGCGATTCCAACCAGAGCGGCCGTCTTCTCGGGCCGTGCAAGAGCTGCCAGGAGCATCAGCCAGCCACCCATGCTTGAGCCGACCAGGATCTGCACCAAAGGACCATGGGTAATGTACAGCGTTTCAGCCTACgatgtattataaatattatgcGCTCAAAGAAAACCTCAGGTCCTGCTACTGCAGCAGTTTCGAATCTGGTTTCTCAAGAGAAAAGACAttccaaccaaaaaaaaaaaaaaaaacattaaaatagttACCTCCATTACTCACTTGCATCATCTGCTATCAAAGAAGCACTACAATAATGAGGTCTATTGAAAACACGGAAGGATTTCTGACTGGTGATCTCTGGTGATCTCTGAAACTGACAAAACCAAACTACAGCAAGGCGATATCCAGCGTGATCTATTCAGAATTCCATGTGTGATCTGGTCACACTCTGGAGTTACCATCTCACAGCTGACATTCTGTGCCATTTGAAAGCTGCGCTAATGCAAGCTGTTACGACGGGTGAGAGCAGCTTCAACAACTAattggaaaaatatgaaattaaaaaaaacactgttgctCTCCCGGTGACAAAAGGAGGACTCACCTGTGGTCCCTCCACCAGCTCatccaaaacaaaaagcacatcTTTCTTCCAGGTTCCAACTGTGGCCTCTGCCCACTGGCCCTCAGAAGCTCCACAGCCGGTGTAGTCAAACCTGTGCAATCCCATGGAAAATTTAGCATACGAGAACGGCAACATCCCGGTCTTTCCGACACTTATTTCAGTTCTGCTTTCTTAAAGTTTCCTTTCATGCAGTCCATTCCTTCAGACTGAACggtacatacatatttacacaataAATGTAGACAACAGAGGACCTCTTGAAG encodes:
- the abhd10b gene encoding abhydrolase domain containing 10, depalmitoylase b — encoded protein: MAASVLRSYTRGVCRMASGRKVTQFSSPSSEGARHKSSIQYATRPDLPKLAYQKVKGKSPGVVFLPGFASTMAGRKAEALEEFCKSLGHSYLRFDYTGCGASEGQWAEATVGTWKKDVLFVLDELVEGPQILVGSSMGGWLMLLAALARPEKTAALVGIATAADYFVTAFKSLPLEVRKEMEEKGEWTLPTKYNEEGVYRISMDFLKEAENHCVLQGPIPVTCPMRLIHGLKDQDVSWHISMQVAERVLSTDVDVILRKHGQHRMSEKEDIKLMVYTIDDLIDKLTTLV